In the Topomyia yanbarensis strain Yona2022 chromosome 3, ASM3024719v1, whole genome shotgun sequence genome, one interval contains:
- the LOC131691298 gene encoding uncharacterized protein LOC131691298: MNENLSKICRICLTEGSRNIFQKTVRHDALYNVSSLNRIMEKLRYVTLLKIDEMENLPPMICDLCIVQLNVAYNFKRQATESDTKLRQYLIENGIDIMKDPLSILPSNQQNSSLVPVRRRINSVSSSSVMESTSNGQSLVRLVPFRIKVESPETVEQSSEADVLSNSPISPLSTATAPVQAAEDAATDIVNGALEKNQPNSIVVDSSPTSSKGSLVSNGRDSTMVVIDSRNVNLQGDEDYVQNILGSSGNTSTDTDQTSEVVHVQAESPAKVVESVKQTKKSSHDRKKLSSHERLQLLLSSLSIDMVNGSSTTKSKLRIHARNKDAQNQGKKKSKDISTKKVHLRMTRRHSLDSVQLRRVQNPKRKISPSMKADQSPQRKRPTRETTSTLISPRKLRTLREKFRQERDQLKHSTPNGAGQKESKRRRTFAEMMSGLGGKLVRGDKAPCC; encoded by the exons ATGAATGAAAATCTATCAAAAATATGTCGAATATGCCTAACGGAGGGCTCAAGAAATATATTTCAGAAAACTGTACGCCACGATGCGTTGTACAATGTGTCTTCGCTGAATCGAATTATGGAAAAATTACGCTATGTAACATTGTTGAAG ATTGATGAAATGGAAAATCTGCCACCGATGATATGCGATCTGTGCATTGTGCAGCTGAATGTGGCATACAATTTTAAGCGACAGGCAACCGAATCGGACACCAAACTGCGCCAATACTTGATTGAGAATGGAATCGATATAATGAAAGATCCGCTTTCCATCCTGCCGTCCAACCAACAAAATTCATCTTTGGTGCCTGTACGCCGCCGGATCAATTCCGTCTCGTCTTCGTCGGTGATGGAAAGCACATCTAACGGACAGTCACTTGTACGGTTGGTACCATTTCGGATCAAGGTGGAAAGTCCGGAAACGGTAGAACAGTCATCTGAAGCAGATGTCCTTTCCAATTCACCAATTTCACCGTTGAGCACGGCAACAGCCCCTGTTCAAGCTGCGGAAGATGCAGCGACGGATATCGTTAATGGTGCTCTAGAAAAAAATCAACCGAATTCGATTGTTGTTGACTCATCACCCACCTCTAGCAAGGGGAGCTTAGTTTCGAATGGACGCGATAGTACTATGGTTGTCATCGATAGTCGAAACGTTAATTTGCAAGGAGATGAAGATTACGTTCAGAATATTTTGGGATCTAGTGGAAACACCAGCACTGATACAGATCAAACTTCAGAGGTCGTTCATGTGCAAGCCGAGAGTCCTGCGAAAGTAGTTGAGAGTGTTAAACAGACAAAAAAGTCGTCACATGATAGGAAGAAATTGAGTAGTCATGAACGCTTGCAGCTTTTATTGTCTTCCCTTTCCATCGACATGGTTAACGGCTCCAGTACTACGAAATCTAAATTAAGGATTCATGCACGAAATAAAGATGCACAAAATCAAGGCAAGAAAAAGTCAAAGGACATTTCAACGAAAAAAGTACACTTAAGGATGACCAGACGACATTCGCTTGATAGCGTACAGCTGAGACGGGTACAGAATCCGAAAAGAAAAATAAGTCCTTCGATGAAGGCCGATCAAAGTCCGCAAAGAAAACGTCCCACTCGAGAAACAACTTCGACGTTGATAAGTCCGCGCAAACTACGGACGTTGCGGGAAAAATTCCGACAGGAACGTGATCAGCTGAAACACTCAACCCCTAATGGAGCTGGACAAAAGGAATCGAAACGTCGACGAACTTTTGCGGAAATGATGTCCGGTTTGGGCGGTAAACTGGTCAGGGGTGATAAAGCGCCGTGTTGTTAG